A stretch of the Halictus rubicundus isolate RS-2024b chromosome 16, iyHalRubi1_principal, whole genome shotgun sequence genome encodes the following:
- the LOC143362264 gene encoding uncharacterized protein LOC143362264, translating to MDLTNNGTSGSAVACPVCTLYLREGISLQRHLDTHPKEQVIEALIKASSNSSQLQQTQLSPSAPPASPSVQSPQSTPPVAQNTHLSTQSPYPIGPIFECPPPIGTVMPPQFASFSYQQFVNNGTMMIPQYAMAPQANQMMQMLYNPYGMYQQQQIPTVQMISPVTTIPNTPRGRSIVTMAGETNGRTAITIPVNNSEPKQILPEILPESEQEPEQVLPDINLPVSPPSLNEENSMHQNENDTSTIQIETDEQEPSTSGNENQHIIQDEYNNIPRTLTITCNVEDTGDDKVESVLPDIDEGDTSCIVNVDVQCKPMQYESLDAQEYVHTYKDEDDNNKDNMPESSPVATQKEAEETTTEKVPCTEVNETEGTSSQTPVEGATKDPAQPEVEQLERLLITIMENEFNAESHKKSTNKNEKKKEGEPREDPPCSPPERAESVIHEIAANSSSEFETSCKSDLELKVSESSEIDIDSKEDKNLSLSYRYKNSFSAPASPMPLESRRSTYSVRSVFGSHENLNSYPVGFDANTLQDEENDEDEKNETEDNFDEADMEIEEIQSPHTPFIRYGENTDNVRSHTPLSVSSGISVLRVRKDLSKPCSPASVHSFCHIDNGISHDEESNIAMDATPEKDPIDCSSMEQDVKTDQTETFLNETVEKKIEGNSAYQSVITEHVSSFPTISQQSTSSSHEPYTSIPNKSNLVNLSESIDVASSSDSKSFHSSKSIIQKPSMELLSLNEDAHAGPMNVFEFDGLQILVPSTFISDSSQKAVSATSQQSMASSEGGIGIDEEVKSVNMRADETMPPRGELSEQESNGCTEPSAWQLYAGQESSRMSTSYDLMARESWEESEGSDNEISGPLLDSRSLATHFTSSLFLDRDRKTPTKRTFKCYHCPEIFDCPKERRVHSTTTHKEAGPSSSRDSTDQPEVKDIKLLDGRMNAFEDIFVPGLHVQQVYHQQPLLHQLQPPQSSDVTAKVEPDQKIETLVLPSNIEVVCTLCNQRFSSEKSLQLHHKRVHLTETSKRVRDSTKCQICQEEFPSVLLFNAHLKIHPLECGQCGKYFYRKQNFKLHMKRHLGIKPFPCTVCDKAFLTKQKLDEHTNGHTGNAPVKCNLCNETFRRYSNLTQHKNRHHLNIKRKLKDYICHCGEVFHTKKKLAWHKETHDDKPKACTYCNERFIHMASLTRHMRRAHNRRFVPDAQRESENVECPICKCIYLRSSLAVHMRVHNGERPYECQVCSKAFSTKWNLQLHKWTHAARSTKPFKCNQCSAAFYRHSDYTAHMNSHRNVRPYTCNYCGAQFIRKYNCLRHVKEHEENKAYTCDVCNKTFHRSYYLKEHLRVHSGARPYTCHICGKSSGTKSNHNKHVRIHHAREPVNTEN from the exons ATGGATCTTACAAACAATGGAACATCAGGGAGTGCAGTGGCTTGTCCAGTTTGTACCCTCTATTTACGCGAGGGTATCAGCTTGCAAAGACACTTGGACACTCATCCAAAGGAACAAGTCATCGAAGCTCTTATCAAAGCTAGTTCTAATTCCTCGCAATTGCAACAAACTCAGTTATCACCATCTGCGCCTCCGGCTTCTCCATCTGTACAATCGCCACAAAGTACACCACCAGTTGCACAGAATACTCATCTATCGACTCAGTCACCATATCCTATAGGACCAATCTTTGAATGTCCACCGCCGATCGGTACCGTGATGCCACCACAATTTGCTTCGTTCAGTTATCAACAGTTTGTGAACAATGGCACTATGATGATACCGCAATACGCAATGGCTCCTCAAGCTAATCAAATGATGCAAATGCTATATAATCCATACGGTATGTACCAACAACAACAAATACCAACCGTTCAGATGATCTCGCCAGTCACAACTATACCCAATACACCTAGAGGCAGGTCAATAGTAACTATGGCAGGGGAAACGAATGGCAGAACTGCCATTACTATACCTGTAAATAATTCCGAGCCAAAACAAATCTTACCTGAGATTTTGCCCGAATCGGAACAAGAACCTGAACAAGTGTTGCCAGATATCAATCTTCCAGTTTCACCACCATCATTAAATGAAGAGAACTCTATGCATCAAAATGAAAACGACACTAGTACAATTCAAATAGAAACTGATGAACAGGAGCCCTCTACCTCGGGCAACGAAAATCAGCACATTATTCAGGATGAATATAATAACATTCCGAGAACATTGACTATCACTTGTAATGTTGAGGATACCGGGGATGACAAAGTCGAAAGTGTGTTGCCTGATATTGATGAGGGTGATACTTCATGCATTGTTAATGTAGATGTTCAATGTAAACCTATGCAATATGAATCCTTGGATGCGCAAGAATATGTACACACGTACAAAGACGAAGATGATAATAATAAAGATAATATGCCCGAATCATCGCCAGTAGCAACACAAAAGGAAGCTGAAGAAACAACTACAGAGAAAGTTCCTTGCACAGAAGTAAATGAAACTGAAGGTACCTCATCTCAAACACCTGTAGAAGGTGCAACTAAAGATCCAGCTCAACCTGAAGTAGAACAATTAGAACGTCTTTTAATCACCATTATGGAAAATGAATTCAATGCTGAATCACATAAAAAATCTACtaataaaaatgagaaaaagaaagaaggagaGCCAAGAGAAGATCCCCCCTGTTCTCCCCCAGAAAGAGCAGAAAGTGTGATTCATGAAATAGCAGCTAACAGTTCCAGTGAATTTGAAACCAGTTGTAAATCCGATCTAGAATTAAAAGTTAGTGAAAGTTCAGAAATTGATATAGATAGTAAAGAAGATAAGAATTTAAGTCTTTCATATCGTTATAAAAACAGTTTTTCTGCACCTGCATCGCCTATGCCATTAGAAAGTCGTCGTTCGACTTACTCTGTTCGTTCGGTATTCGGTTCACATGAAAACCTTAATTCTTACCCAGTCGGTTTTGATGCAAACACATTGCAAGACGAAGAAAATGACGAAGATGAGAAAAATGAAACAGAAGACAACTTTGATGAAGCAGATATGGAAATAGAAGAAATCCAGAGTCCTCATACACCTTTCATTAGATATGGGGAGAACACAGACAATGTTAGATCGCATACTCCGTTATCTGTAAGCAGCGGTATCTCTGTATTAAGGGTCAGAAAGGATCTCAGTAAACCGTGTTCACCTGCTTCTGTGCATTCATTTTGTCACATAGATAATGGTATAAGTCATGATGAAGAAAGTAATATAGCAATGGATGCAACACCAGAAAAAGATCCTATTGATTGTTCTTCTATGGAACAAGATGTGAAAACAGATCAAACAGAAACCTTTTTGAATGAAACTGTTGAGAAGAAAATAGAAGGGAATTCAGCATATCAATCTGTAATAACTGAACATGTGAGCTCATTTCCCACAATTTCACAACAATCAACGTCATCGTCACATGAACCGTATACTAGTATACCAAATAAAAGTAATCTTGTAAATCTGTCAGAATCTATAGATGTTGCAAGTAGTTCTGACTCAAAGAGTTTCCATTCCTCTAAATCAATTATACAAAAACCATCAATGGAACTACTTAGTTTAAACGAAGATGCTCATGCAGGTCCAATGAATGTTTTTGAATTTGATGGGCTTCAGATCTTAGTTCCTAGTACATTTATAAGTGATTCTTCACAAAAAGCTGTTAGTGCAACCAGTCAGCAATCTATGGCAAGCAGTGAAGGTGGAATAGGCATAGACGAAGAAGTAAAGAGTGTTAATATGAGAGCTGATGAAACTATGCCACCAAGGGGTGAATTATCAGAACAGGAAAGCAACGGATGCACAGAACCGTCTGCTTGGCAG CTGTATGCTGGTCAGGAGTCATCACGTATGTCTACTTCTTATGACTTGATGGCCCGTGAGAGTTGGGAAGAATCTGAAGGATCAGACAATGAAATTAGTGGACCGTTATTAGACAGTAGATCTTTAGCTACACATTTCACATCGAGTTTATTCCTAGATCGAGACAGAAAAACTCCAACAAAACGAACATTCAAGTGTTATCATTGTCCCGAGATATTTGATTGTCCAAAAGAACGCAGAGTACACAGTACTACTACGCACAAAGAAGCTGGACCTAGTAGTAGCAGAGATTCCACAGATCAACCTGAGGTGAAAGATATCAAATTGCTAGATGGTCGTATGAACGCATTTGAGGATATTTTTGTACCAGGTTTACATGTTCAACAAGTTTATCATCAACAACCACTATTACATCAACTCCAACCACCACAATCATCGGATGTAACTGCAAAAGTAGAACCTGATCAAAAGATTGAAACCTTAGTGTTACCATCAAACATTGAGGTAGTTTGTACTCTGTGCAATCAACGATTTAGTAGTGAAAAATCGTTACAGCTACATCATAAAAGAGTACATCTTACAGAAACTTCAAAACGAGTTCGTGATAGTACCAAGTGTCAGATATGCCAAGAAGAGTTTCCCTCGGTTTTGTTGTTCAATGCACATCTGAAAATACATCCGTTAGAGTGTGGTCAATGCGGAAAGTATTTTTATAGGAAACAGAACTTCAAGTTACACATGAAACGACATTTAGGGATAAAACCGTTCCCGTGCACTGTTTGCGACAAAGCATTTTTAACAAAACAGAAGTTAGACGAGCATACCAACGGACATACTGGAAATGCACCTGTTAAATGTAATCTTTGCAATGAAACATTTCGTAGATATTCAAATTTGACTCAACACAAGAATAGACATCATCTTAACATAAAAAGGAAATTAAAGGATTATATATGTCACTGCGGTGAAGTATTCCATACAAAGAAAAAATTGGCTTGGCATAAAGAGACACACGACGACAAGCCCAAAGCGTGTACGTATTGCAATGAAAGATTTATTCATATGGCCAGTCTGACCAGACACATGCGTCGTGCTCACAACAGAAGATTCGTTCCGGATGCTCAAAGGGAGAGCGAAAACGTTGAATGTCCTATATGTAAGTGTATTTATTTGCGATCTTCCTTAGCAGTACATATGCGAGTACATAACGGGGAGAGACCATATGAATGTCAAGTTTGCTCCAAGGCGTTTAGTACTAAGTGGAACTTACAATTGCACAAATGGACACACGCTGCCCGTAGCACCAAACCTTTCAAGTGTAATCAGTGTAGTGCCGCATTTTACCGGCACAGCGATTATACCGCTCACATGAATTCTCATAGGAACGTGCGTCCTTATACCTGCAACTATTGCGGAGCGCAGTTTATACGAAAGTATAATTGTCTAAGGCATGTCAAAGAGCACGAAGAGAATAAAGCATACACGTGCGATGTTTGCAACAAAACATTTCATAGATCGTACTATCTGAAGGAACACTTGCGAGTACATTCGGGCGCCAGACCATATACATGTCATATTTGTGGGAAGTCAAGCGGTACGAAGTCGAACCATAACAAGCATGTTAGAATCCATCATGCGCGAGAGCCTGTAAATACCGAAAATTAA